One window of the Salvia miltiorrhiza cultivar Shanhuang (shh) chromosome 6, IMPLAD_Smil_shh, whole genome shotgun sequence genome contains the following:
- the LOC130990796 gene encoding uncharacterized protein LOC130990796, protein MSNLSLKCLMETDKLTGSNFTDWLRCLRLVLRLEKIEYVLDDPISVILDKKSAEYASFDEDAHKKHVEDATMAQCVMLTFMNTELQRQHEHMFPFEMLKLLKSLYASEAQTMEYEILRDLFKCKLHEGSSVSDHVLKMIGLIERLTSIGTILPATVSVNLILQSLSASFESFIVNFNMNGTKATLAELHNMLKTYESTTSKGKSVLMVSSTATSSKKNKQKKAIDANLKPKGG, encoded by the coding sequence ATGTCGAATTTGTCGCTAAAGTGTTTGATGGAAACTGACAAGTTGACTGGGTCAAACTTCACGGATTGGCTCCGTTGCTTGCGTCTGGTCTTAAGACTAGAAAAGATTGAGTACGTCTTGGACGACCCAATCTCTGTGATTCTCGACAAGAAATCTGCGGAGTATGCTTCGTTTGACGAAGATGCTCACAAGAAGCATGTCGAGGATGCAACTATGGCTCAGTGTGTAATGTTGACTTTTATGAATACGGAGTTACAGAGGCAACACGAACACATGTTCCCTTTTGAAATGCTAAAACTCTTGAAGAGTCTGTATGCTTCGGAAGCTCAGACTATGGAGTATGAGATACTCCGAGATCTTTTCAAGTGTAAGCTTCACGAAGGGAGCTCGGTTTCTGATCATGTTTTGAAGATGATCGGATTGATTGAGAGGTTGACATCGATTGGAACGATACTACCCGCTACTGTCTCAGTCAATCTGATTTTGCAGTCATTGTCTGCCTCATTTGAAAGCTTCATTGTGAACTTCAATATGAATGGCACGAAGGCAACTCTGGCTGAACTTCACAACATGTTGAAGACCTACGAGTCTACCACTTCTAAAGGCAAATCTGTGCTCATGGTGAGCTCTACTGCTACATCTTCTAAGAAGAACAAGCAGAAGAAAGCAATTGATGCTAATTTAAAGCCTAAGGGTGGATGA